The Streptomyces noursei ATCC 11455 sequence GGGGTGGACTCCCGCTACCTTCGCGCCTTCGTCGCCGTCGTCGAGCACGGCGGAATCTCCGCTGCCGCCCAGGAGTTGGGCTACGCCCAGTCCAGCGTGAGCGCCCAGCTCAAGCGCCTGGAGGCGGAGCTGGACGCGACGGTCCTGGTGCGGGCCGGTACGGGCGCCACACTCACCGACGCCGGCCGGCGCCTGCTGCCGCACGCCCGCGAGGCGCTGGAACTGGACGAGCGGATGCGCCGGGCCGCCCGCGGCGAACGCCCCCGACTGCGCATCGGCGCCCAGGAGTCGCTGGCGCACGCCTGGATGCCGGAGGTACTGGCGGCCCTGGAGTACGGCGCGGCCGGGCCGGGCACCAGCACCGAGGTCGAGCTGACGGTCGGCAGCCGCGAACGGCTGCAACGGGCCTTCGGCGCGGGCGAAGTGGACGTGGTGTTCCAGTACGACAACGGGCGGCGGGCGGTCGGCCCGCACGCCGTCGTCGGCCATGACCGCACGGTCCTGGTGGCGGGGCCCGGCCACCCGCTGGCCCGGCAGGAGCGGGTGACGCCGGAGCACCTCCTGGACTGCCCGTTCCTCGTCGCCGAGCGGGGCTGCACCTGCGAGATGCTGGTGGACCACCTGGGCCGGGACCTGCTCGCCGGGGCGCACACCGCGACGGTCACCGGCTCGCTGTCCGCGCTGCTCCGGCTGACCGCCCACGGCCAGGGCGTCTCGCTGCTGCCGGCGCTGGCGGTCGCCCGGGAGCTGGAACAGGGCGACCTGGTCACCCTCCGGCTCGTCGAGCCGCTCCGCCCGGTCAGCATCATCGCCCAGTGGCACCCCCGCCTCGGCCTCGCCGAACGGCCCCTGCGGGCCCTCCTCGACCTGGCCCGGCGGGCCGACCCGCTGGCCGGGCAGGGGAGCCGGGCCGAGGTGTCCTGACCTGCCGCCCACCGGGCCCGCGCCGGCACCCGCCGACGGGCCCCGCCCCGCACCAGTGCGCGGCCCGTCGACGGGTGCGAAAGGGGGTCAGGCGGTGCTGCCGCCACGCCGTTCGTCGGAGTCGGACTCGGCCTGCTTGGCCTGGACCTCGGGGTCGAGTGAGGTGCCCTGACTGCCGTCCACGGCGCTCAGGTGGCCGCGGTCGCCGACCTCGGTGGGCGCCGGCGGCTCGACCAGCCAGTCCGGGTTGGCCTGTTTGTCCCACCACTTCCAGGCGGCGACCGCACCGGCCACCACCAGGCCCAGCAGGGCCAGCCGCCGGGCGGCCTTGCCGCAGGCCGCCCGGCGGCACTGCTTCCTGTGCAGCTTCTCGACCTCCGCCGCCGTCACCTCCCCGCGGAGCGCGGCCAGCGCCACGGCACCCCGGGCCAGCGCCTCCTCGCGCACCGGCTCGGCCGCCGCCCGCGCGGTGACCATCGCGTTCTCCAGACGCGGGGCGGTGTAGTCGGCGGCCTGGCGGGCCGCCTGACGGGTGCGGACGGCGGCCCGGGTCGCCACCGCGTCCACCTTGGGCGGCAGTGCGCCGCGGGCGTGCTCGATCCGGGGCTGCAGGTGGGCGTCGTACTGGGACCGGGCCTGCTGGGCCGCCTCGGCGACCTTGGGAGCCAGCCGGGTGCGTGCCTCGTGCGAGTAGTGGACGGCGGCGTCCTTGGCCGTACCGGCATAGGGAGCCACCACCTCCGCTGCGTGCCGCACGCTGTCCTTGGCTGTGTGGGTCGCGGCGCGCACGCTGTCCTTGCGGGTCACGGGGATCCTCCTCCTCGGTGGGGTTCCTGGTCTGGGGGCTGCTCCCCCACCTGTGCTGTGTCGCCTGTCCACCCGATTGACGAGCATGCCCGCTCGCTGTCCGCACGGCATGTGCGAGCGGGCATCCGGGTCATCGGGGACTTTCCGGAGTCTTGTGACGACCATGCCACGCGGCGTTGTGTCCTGCGCGGGAAATCAGTGCGAACCCCGTCAAGTGGTGGCGGCCCGGCGCCCGGCGACGGTTCATGACAGGATCGGTGACCGTCCGCGAAGACTTATGGAAGGTAGATCGTGGCTGAGCAGCTCTACGCCACCCTGAAGACGAACCAGGGCGACATCGAACTCCGGCTTCTGCCGAACCACGCCCCCAAGACGGTCAAGAACTTCGTCGAGCTCGCCAACGGCGAGCGGGAGTGGACCGACCCGAACACCGGTCAGAAGACCACCGCCCGTCTCTACGACGGCACCGTCTTCCACCGCGTGATCAGCGGCTTCATGCTGCAGGGCGGTGACCCGCTGGGCAACGGCACCGGCGGCCCCGGCTACAAGTTCGCCGACGAGTTCCACCCCGACCTGGCGTTCAACAAGCCGTACCTGCTGGCCATGGCCAACGCCGGCCCGGGCACCAACGGCTCGCAGTTCTTCATCACCGTGGCCCCGACGGCCTGGCTGACCGGCAAGCACACCATCTTCGGCGAGGTCACCAACGAGGCCAGCAAGAAGGTCGTCGACGCCATCGCCGAGACCCAGACCAACCCGCGCACCGACCGTCCCGTGCAGGACGTCGTCATCGAGTCGGTGGTGATCGAGACCCGCTGACCCGGGTCTTGCGCCCCGGACCGATCCGGGGAACCATCGCGCCCCGTCCGGTCGTAGATGATAGAGACGGGGCGCGAAGCTCGTTGTGGGGCGGTGGCCGGGCGACGGGCGGGCGGGGCGCGAAGCTCGTTGTGGGGCGATGGCTGGGGGCGGGGTGCGCCCGCGTCCCGGCGAGAACGAGGACTTGAGGGGACCGATGGACCAGCCAGGCAGCCCGCAGGAGCCGCAGCAGGCGCACGGCCACGACGGCCTGCCCGGCTGCCACCGCCACCCGGACCGCCCGACCGGCATCCGCTGCACCCGCTGCGAGCGGCCGATCTGCCCCGAGTGCATGATCAGCGCGTCGGTCGGCTTCCAGTGCCCGGAGTGTGTCCGCACCGGCGGCGGCAGCGGCCCGGCGCCGCAGGCCAGCGCGCCGCGCACGATAGCGGGCGGCACCCTCACCGCCGACCCCCGGCTGATCACCAAGATCCTCCTGGGCCTGAACGTCGCCGTCTTCATCGCGGTGCTCGTGGCCCAACAGGCCGGTACGGACCTGGTCAACCGGCTCGACCTGATCGGCCTGGCCATCGACCCCAGCCGCTATCAGCTGGTCGGCGTCGCCCACGGCGAGTGGTACCGCCTGCTGACCGCGGTCTTCCTGCACCAGCAGATCGCCCACATCGCCTTCAACCTGCTGTCGCTGTGGTGGCTGGGCCCGCCGCTGGAGGCCGCCCTCGGCCGGCTCCGCTTCACCGCGCTCTACCTGCTCTCCGGCCTGGGCGGCAGCGCCCTGTCCTTCCTCATGGCGGCCCAGAACCAGCCCTCGCTGGGGGCGTCCGGCGCGATCTTCGGGCTGTTGGGCGCCACCGCCGTGCTGATGCGGCGGCTGCGGTACGACATGAAGCCGGTCCTGATCCTGCTCGCCCTCAACCTGGCCTTCACGTTCCTGTGGCCGAACATCGCCTGGCAGGCGCACGTCGGCGGACTGGTCGTGGGCGCCGCGGTGGCGTTCGGGATGGTGCACGCGCCGCGGGACCGCCGGACGCTGGTGCACGTCGGGACGTGCGTGGTCGCCCTGCTCGCGATCGTCGCGGTGGTGTGGGTACGGGCCCTTCAGCTGGTGGGTTGAGGCCCCGCGGGGTCACGTTGTCCACAGTCCGTGAAGGATCTTGTGCATGCTGTGCGGAAGCCGGCCCCGACACCCCGCAGAACGGCGTTTCCGCAGGAAGGGGCGGGGGCGGGGGCCGGCATCGGGGGGTACTGCCGGTCACACCGGCGTCAACCTCCCGAGGGTTATCCACAGATCTTCTGAAGTTTTCCCCGACTGTGGATAACTGTGTGGATGGCCTTGGGTAGGGCTTGCGCTATCTCCAGGAGGGGCGCGCTACTTCCACTGCGTGGAGACGCCGAAGCCCACCGCGATGAAGCCGAAGCCGCACACGATGTTCCAGTTGCCCATCGCCTTGATCGGCAGATCGCCCTCGGAGACGTAGAACAGCACGATCCAGGCGAGCCCGATCACGAACATCGCCAACATCAGCGGCGCGACCCAGCCACGACCTGAATTCATCTTCAGGCTGGTGGTCTTCGCCGGCGGCGGCGTGAAGTCGTCCTTCTTGCGGATCCGTGACTTCGGCACGAGGAACTCTCCTGTCGATGTGCTGCTCCCCCACTCCCGACGGTGAGCGGGTGGTCTCCCCGCCGCACGGGAGCGGTACGGGTCGGGAGCCAGGGTACGGACACGAGGGGAACGGATTTCCTTCCCAGGCGTCCGTTAGCGTAGTGCTTCCGCGGCGTCGTAAGGAGTAAGGGTACGTTGAGCACTTCCGCCGGCTCCCCCGGGCGCCCTCCACGTCCCCGGCTGCGGCCCGTCCGACTCCTCACCCTCCTCGTCTTCGCGCTCGCCGGCCTGATGTTCTGGCTGAGCTTCGACACCGCCCGCGGCACCAACCTCCGCTCGGACGACTCGATGCTGCGGCTGTCCGACCTCATCCAGGAACGCAGCCACAAGAACGGCGCCCAGGACGAGCGCAACGCCGGCCTGCGCGCCGAGGTCGACGCCCTCGCCCGCCGCGACACCAGCCCCTCCGCCACGGGAGAGGCCATGCTCAAGGGCCTGGAGCAGAGCGCCGGCACCAAGCCGCTGTCCGGCCAGGGCCTGACCGTCACCCTCACCGACGCCCCGCCGAACGCCACCGCCAAGATCCCCGGCATCCCCGAACCCCAGCCCAACGACCTGGTCATCCACCAACAGGACCTCCAGGCCGTGGTCAACGCCCTGTGGAACGGCGGCGCCAAGGGCATCAAGGTCATGGACCAGCGGCTGATCTCCACCAGCGCGGTCCGCTGCGTCGGCAACACCCTGATCCTCCAGGGCCGGGTCTACTCCCCGCCCTACAAGATCACCGCGGTCGGCGACCGGGAGGCTCTCAACCAGGCGCTGACCGCGTCCCCCGCCATCCAGAACTACCTCCAGTACGTCAACGCCTACGGGCTCGGCTGGAAAGTCGACCAGCACGAGGCGGTGACTCTTCCCGGCTACTCCGGCACAGTGGATCTCCACTACGCACAGCCTGTGAAGCCGTAGCCCGCGGACCGCGGGCCGGCGGGGAGGGGCGGTCCGATGACGACGCGCTGGATCGTACGGACGGCCAGCGAAATCTGCCTCACCGCCGGCACACTGATCGTCCTCTTCGTCGTCTACCTCCTCTACTGGACCGGCGTCCGGGCGGACAGCGCGATGGACAGCGAGATCGGCCGGCTCCAGGACCAGTGGTCCACCGGCCCGGTCGCCGCCGGCGCCCCCGCCCCCACACCCACCGCCCCGCCCCGCCGCTACGAGCCCGGCCGCTCCTTCGCCGTCATGTACATCCCCCGCTTCGGGCCGGACTGGGCCAAGCCCGTCCTGGAAGGCACCGGAACCGGCGTCCTCCAACGCGGCCTGGGCCACTACGACCGCACCGCCCGGCTCGGCGCCACCGGCAACTTCGCCGTGGCCGGCCACCGCCGCACCTACGGCGACCCCTTCAAGGACTTCCCCCGGCTGCGCCCCGGGGACGCCGTGGTCCTCACCGACGGCACCACCTGGTTCACGTACCGCATCGACAACCAGCCCTACACGACGCTGCCCACCGACATCGGCGTCATCGACCCGGTGCCGCGGAAGTCCGGCTTCACCGGCCCCGGCCGCTATCTCACCCTCACCACCTGCGAACCGGAGTGGGGCCACAGCCACCGGCTGATCGCCTGGGCACACCTCGATTCCACCCAACCCGTCACACAAGGAAGGCCATCGGCTTTGACCGGCTGACCCACGTGCGCACAGCCTCTCCCCTTACTCTGGTGTCGCAATCGACATCGTCAACGGCATCGGCAAGGGGACAGCGACACCATGTACGGCTGGATCTGGCGGCATCTGCCGGGCAACACGTGGGTGAAGGCGCTGATTTCCGTGGTGCTCGTCCTGGCGGTGGTCTTCGTGCTCTTCCAGTGGGTCTTTCCGTGGGCGGAGCCACTGCTCCCCTTCAATGACGTCACTGTCGACCAAGGGATGGCAGCCACCCGATGACCGCACGGATTCTCGTCGTCGACAACTACGACAGCTTCGTCTTCAACCTCGTCCAGTACCTCTACCAGCTCGGTGCCGAATGCGAGGTACTGCGCAACGACGAGGTCGCCCCGCGCCACGCCCAGGACGGCTTCGACGGCGTGCTGCTGTCCCCGGGACCCGGTACCCCCGAGCAGGCCGGCGTCTGTGTCGACATGGTCCGGCACTGCGCCGACACCGGCGTCCCGGTGTTCGGCGTCTGCCTGGGCCTGCAGTCGATGGCCGTCGCCTACGGCGGAGTGGTGGACCGCGCCCCCGAACTGCTGCACGGCAAGACCTCGCCCGTCCTCCACGAAGGCGCCGGCGTCTTCGCCGGACTGCCCTCGCCCTTCACCGCCACCCGCTACCACTCCCTGGCCGTCGAACCGGACACCGTCCCCGACGAACTGGCCGTCACCGCCTGGACGGAGGCCGACGACGCCCCCGGCGGCCGGATCATCATGGGGCTGCGGCACCGTGAACTCCCCGTGGAGGGCGTGCAGTTCCACCCCGAGTCGGTACTGACGGAATGGGGACACCGGATGCTGGCCAACTGGCTGGTGGAGTGCGGCGACAAGGAAGCAGTGGAGCGTTCGGCGGGGCTTGCCCCGGTGGTCGGCAAGGCCGGCGCGTGACCGCGCTACGCCCCGAGCACGGAGGACGGCCCTACGAGCCGTACGAGGAGCAGCCGTACGCGCCATCCGACCCGTACGGGCAGTCCGACGCGTTCGAAACGGCCGTGGGGCGGCTCGACGACCCGCTGAACGACCCCCTGCCCGGCCGCTCCCCGGCACCCCACCCGGCCCCCTACGGGCAGCAGGCACCGACCGCCCCCGCCGGCGGAGGCACCGCGGCAGAGGGCTCCCCCTGGTTCCGGCCCCGCCAGGAC is a genomic window containing:
- a CDS encoding LysR family transcriptional regulator, translating into MDSRYLRAFVAVVEHGGISAAAQELGYAQSSVSAQLKRLEAELDATVLVRAGTGATLTDAGRRLLPHAREALELDERMRRAARGERPRLRIGAQESLAHAWMPEVLAALEYGAAGPGTSTEVELTVGSRERLQRAFGAGEVDVVFQYDNGRRAVGPHAVVGHDRTVLVAGPGHPLARQERVTPEHLLDCPFLVAERGCTCEMLVDHLGRDLLAGAHTATVTGSLSALLRLTAHGQGVSLLPALAVARELEQGDLVTLRLVEPLRPVSIIAQWHPRLGLAERPLRALLDLARRADPLAGQGSRAEVS
- a CDS encoding DUF5324 family protein, encoding MTRKDSVRAATHTAKDSVRHAAEVVAPYAGTAKDAAVHYSHEARTRLAPKVAEAAQQARSQYDAHLQPRIEHARGALPPKVDAVATRAAVRTRQAARQAADYTAPRLENAMVTARAAAEPVREEALARGAVALAALRGEVTAAEVEKLHRKQCRRAACGKAARRLALLGLVVAGAVAAWKWWDKQANPDWLVEPPAPTEVGDRGHLSAVDGSQGTSLDPEVQAKQAESDSDERRGGSTA
- a CDS encoding peptidylprolyl isomerase, translated to MAEQLYATLKTNQGDIELRLLPNHAPKTVKNFVELANGEREWTDPNTGQKTTARLYDGTVFHRVISGFMLQGGDPLGNGTGGPGYKFADEFHPDLAFNKPYLLAMANAGPGTNGSQFFITVAPTAWLTGKHTIFGEVTNEASKKVVDAIAETQTNPRTDRPVQDVVIESVVIETR
- a CDS encoding rhomboid family intramembrane serine protease, producing the protein MDQPGSPQEPQQAHGHDGLPGCHRHPDRPTGIRCTRCERPICPECMISASVGFQCPECVRTGGGSGPAPQASAPRTIAGGTLTADPRLITKILLGLNVAVFIAVLVAQQAGTDLVNRLDLIGLAIDPSRYQLVGVAHGEWYRLLTAVFLHQQIAHIAFNLLSLWWLGPPLEAALGRLRFTALYLLSGLGGSALSFLMAAQNQPSLGASGAIFGLLGATAVLMRRLRYDMKPVLILLALNLAFTFLWPNIAWQAHVGGLVVGAAVAFGMVHAPRDRRTLVHVGTCVVALLAIVAVVWVRALQLVG
- the crgA gene encoding cell division protein CrgA; translated protein: MPKSRIRKKDDFTPPPAKTTSLKMNSGRGWVAPLMLAMFVIGLAWIVLFYVSEGDLPIKAMGNWNIVCGFGFIAVGFGVSTQWK
- a CDS encoding DUF881 domain-containing protein translates to MSTSAGSPGRPPRPRLRPVRLLTLLVFALAGLMFWLSFDTARGTNLRSDDSMLRLSDLIQERSHKNGAQDERNAGLRAEVDALARRDTSPSATGEAMLKGLEQSAGTKPLSGQGLTVTLTDAPPNATAKIPGIPEPQPNDLVIHQQDLQAVVNALWNGGAKGIKVMDQRLISTSAVRCVGNTLILQGRVYSPPYKITAVGDREALNQALTASPAIQNYLQYVNAYGLGWKVDQHEAVTLPGYSGTVDLHYAQPVKP
- a CDS encoding class E sortase encodes the protein MTTRWIVRTASEICLTAGTLIVLFVVYLLYWTGVRADSAMDSEIGRLQDQWSTGPVAAGAPAPTPTAPPRRYEPGRSFAVMYIPRFGPDWAKPVLEGTGTGVLQRGLGHYDRTARLGATGNFAVAGHRRTYGDPFKDFPRLRPGDAVVLTDGTTWFTYRIDNQPYTTLPTDIGVIDPVPRKSGFTGPGRYLTLTTCEPEWGHSHRLIAWAHLDSTQPVTQGRPSALTG
- a CDS encoding aminodeoxychorismate/anthranilate synthase component II, producing MTARILVVDNYDSFVFNLVQYLYQLGAECEVLRNDEVAPRHAQDGFDGVLLSPGPGTPEQAGVCVDMVRHCADTGVPVFGVCLGLQSMAVAYGGVVDRAPELLHGKTSPVLHEGAGVFAGLPSPFTATRYHSLAVEPDTVPDELAVTAWTEADDAPGGRIIMGLRHRELPVEGVQFHPESVLTEWGHRMLANWLVECGDKEAVERSAGLAPVVGKAGA